In a single window of the Aridibaculum aurantiacum genome:
- the cmk gene encoding (d)CMP kinase: MKKIIITIDGYSSCGKSTLAKELAKELNYVFLDSGAMYRAITLYFLRNHIDWNDKDAVVEALQNISMEFMYNRETNACEMFLNDENVEWLIRDMLVAENVSEVAAVREVREFAVAQQRKMGNGKGIVMDGRDIGTTVFPKAELKIFLTADPSVRVERRFKELYERNPNITIDEVKANLEMRDYIDSNREFSPLRQAKDAIVLDNSNLTAKEQLKTALKLAKEKIQDLTTAAAN; this comes from the coding sequence ATGAAAAAGATCATCATTACCATCGACGGTTATTCATCTTGTGGAAAAAGTACCTTGGCCAAAGAATTGGCGAAAGAGCTGAATTATGTATTCCTTGATAGTGGTGCTATGTATCGTGCTATCACATTGTACTTTTTACGAAATCATATTGATTGGAATGATAAGGACGCAGTAGTTGAGGCGCTTCAGAACATTTCCATGGAGTTTATGTACAATAGGGAAACGAATGCCTGCGAGATGTTTTTGAATGACGAGAACGTGGAATGGTTGATAAGAGATATGCTGGTTGCTGAGAATGTTAGTGAGGTTGCTGCAGTTCGTGAAGTGCGTGAGTTTGCAGTAGCTCAACAAAGAAAGATGGGCAATGGGAAAGGGATAGTTATGGATGGAAGAGACATCGGTACTACTGTATTCCCAAAAGCGGAATTAAAGATCTTTTTAACTGCTGATCCTTCAGTAAGGGTGGAAAGGAGATTTAAAGAATTGTACGAACGCAATCCAAATATCACCATTGATGAAGTGAAAGCCAACCTTGAAATGCGTGATTATATTGACAGCAATCGCGAGTTTAGTCCACTGCGCCAGGCTAAGGATGCTATTGTGTTGGATAATTCTAATCTTACAGCTAAAGAACAATTGAAGACCGCCCTGAAGTTAGCTAAGGAAAAAATACAGGATCTTACAACAGCGGCAGCTAATTAG
- a CDS encoding 4-hydroxy-3-methylbut-2-enyl diphosphate reductase, translated as MKQFNVPTNYRSKLISAIKHNRKKADKLKKDFTPTLLDFGPVQVYLARHFGFCYGVENAIEIAFRTVDENPGRRIFLLSEMIHNPQVNADLQERGVRFLQDTKGNQLVDMDELTGDDIVLIPAFGTTLAIEERLNAIGIQTEKYNTTCPFVEKVWNRGEQIAQKGYSIVVHGKPSHEETRATFSHSAANTPTVVVNDMNETQELAKYITGEKPAANFYEEFRGRYSEGFDVEKDLQRIGVINQTTMLASDTQAISDYLKQVMINHYQLDETNVEQHFADTRDTLCYATNDNQSAVYGLLETDAHLAIVVGGYNSSNTSHLVELCEEKLPTYYISSADKILSSTEILHFNFHTKQELHSVDYLPKEEPVKVLITSGASCPDAVVEDVIAKLVSYFSTEKSMEEITATMVAN; from the coding sequence ATGAAGCAGTTCAACGTTCCCACCAACTACCGCAGCAAGCTTATAAGTGCTATAAAGCATAACCGGAAAAAAGCAGATAAACTAAAAAAAGACTTCACTCCCACCCTGCTTGATTTTGGCCCGGTGCAGGTTTACCTTGCCCGACACTTTGGTTTTTGTTATGGGGTAGAAAATGCCATTGAGATTGCTTTCAGAACAGTAGATGAAAATCCGGGAAGACGCATTTTTCTTTTAAGCGAAATGATACACAACCCGCAGGTAAATGCTGACCTGCAAGAGCGTGGGGTTCGTTTTTTACAAGATACCAAAGGCAACCAGCTGGTTGATATGGATGAGCTGACAGGAGATGACATTGTTCTTATTCCCGCATTTGGAACCACGTTAGCCATTGAAGAAAGATTGAACGCAATTGGAATTCAAACAGAAAAATATAACACCACCTGCCCGTTTGTAGAAAAGGTTTGGAACAGGGGCGAACAGATTGCACAGAAAGGCTATTCTATAGTAGTGCACGGCAAACCTTCACACGAAGAAACAAGGGCTACCTTTAGCCATAGCGCGGCCAATACTCCTACCGTTGTGGTAAATGATATGAATGAGACGCAGGAGCTTGCCAAATACATCACTGGTGAAAAGCCTGCAGCAAATTTCTACGAAGAATTCAGAGGTCGTTATTCAGAAGGATTTGATGTAGAGAAGGACCTGCAGCGAATTGGCGTCATCAATCAAACCACTATGCTCGCCAGCGATACGCAGGCTATAAGTGACTACCTGAAACAGGTGATGATAAACCACTACCAACTGGATGAAACGAATGTAGAGCAACATTTTGCTGATACCCGCGATACACTATGCTATGCAACTAATGATAATCAAAGTGCAGTGTATGGTTTATTAGAAACGGATGCTCATCTTGCTATAGTTGTAGGTGGATATAATAGTAGCAATACAAGCCACCTGGTAGAACTTTGCGAAGAAAAACTGCCAACTTATTACATCAGCAGTGCAGATAAGATCTTGTCTTCAACAGAAATTCTTCATTTCAATTTTCATACGAAGCAGGAACTGCATTCGGTAGATTATTTACCTAAAGAAGAACCGGTAAAAGTTCTAATAACTAGTGGTGCTAGTTGCCCTGATGCTGTTGTAGAAGATGTGATAGCTAAACTGGTATCGTATTTTTCAACAGAAAAATCAATGGAGGAAATAACAGCAACGATGGTAGCTAATTAG
- a CDS encoding alpha-amylase family glycosyl hydrolase codes for MSGKFSTPGWAASSNIYEVNIRQYTPEGTLQAFARHLPRLQQMGVEILWFMPLTPVSLEKRQGSLGSYYACSDYTSLNPDYGTNEDFLQLVNQAHELGMKVLVDIVANHTGYDHVWTKEHPEFYKKNEEGEFFDSHGWVDVIDLDYDNEEVHTAMVDVMKFWVQEFDVDGFRCDMAHLVPLEFWQSARTELDTIKPLFWLAETEDASYHEVFDASFTWNFLHLVEDMYRGNKFIPDLLQMIDDYAANFPADAYRLYFITNHDENSHSGSEYERLGNAVRAIWILCATSLNSIPLMYSGQEIPNKRRLLFFEKDPIDWSGQCMLADFYKTLYDLRKRNSALAAGDQNNQMVLVETTLEGKNILAYLRTNHKDSVLVLLNLSHSSMIKFKLTNLVETGRYRSVWSGLELEIDEDTQFELQAWEYLVYEKQD; via the coding sequence ATGTCAGGAAAATTCTCCACGCCAGGCTGGGCCGCAAGTTCAAATATTTACGAAGTCAACATTCGCCAATACACACCTGAAGGAACGTTGCAGGCTTTTGCGAGGCACCTACCGCGGTTGCAGCAAATGGGGGTAGAAATTTTGTGGTTCATGCCGCTGACACCTGTGAGCCTGGAGAAGCGACAGGGGAGTTTGGGTAGTTATTATGCCTGCAGCGACTATACATCTTTAAATCCGGATTATGGTACCAATGAAGATTTCCTTCAGCTGGTAAACCAGGCGCACGAACTGGGAATGAAGGTGCTGGTGGATATTGTGGCCAATCATACCGGGTATGATCATGTTTGGACAAAGGAGCATCCTGAATTTTATAAAAAGAACGAAGAAGGTGAATTCTTTGACAGCCACGGTTGGGTAGATGTTATTGACCTGGATTATGATAATGAAGAGGTGCACACTGCCATGGTTGACGTGATGAAGTTTTGGGTTCAGGAATTTGATGTGGATGGCTTTAGATGTGATATGGCTCACCTGGTGCCGCTGGAATTCTGGCAATCTGCACGCACTGAGCTTGATACTATCAAGCCTCTCTTTTGGTTAGCAGAAACAGAAGATGCATCCTATCACGAGGTATTCGATGCTTCTTTCACATGGAACTTCCTGCACCTGGTGGAGGATATGTACCGCGGGAATAAGTTTATTCCGGACCTCCTGCAAATGATAGATGATTATGCAGCTAATTTTCCTGCTGATGCTTACAGACTGTATTTCATTACCAATCATGATGAGAACTCGCACAGCGGAAGCGAATACGAGAGATTAGGTAACGCTGTAAGAGCTATCTGGATTTTGTGCGCAACATCTCTTAACAGCATTCCATTGATGTATAGTGGCCAGGAAATTCCCAACAAACGCAGGCTATTGTTTTTTGAAAAAGATCCAATTGATTGGTCAGGCCAGTGTATGCTAGCAGATTTCTACAAGACCTTATACGATTTAAGAAAAAGAAACTCTGCTTTGGCTGCTGGTGATCAAAATAACCAAATGGTGCTGGTGGAAACTACACTGGAAGGCAAAAATATACTTGCATATCTCAGGACCAATCATAAAGACTCAGTGCTTGTTTTACTCAATCTTTCTCATTCTTCAATGATCAAATTCAAGCTTACCAACCTGGTAGAAACAGGAAGGTATAGAAGTGTATGGTCAGGCCTTGAACTAGAAATAGATGAAGATACGCAATTTGAATTGCAGGCCTGGGAATACCTGGTGTATGAAAAACAGGATTAA
- a CDS encoding trypsin-like peptidase domain-containing protein: protein MMKLKNLLLIVLISSATAFLSVWSYNNWFGHETSSIQDGGKLPVNYAGFFDNNRVPGAVDFTAASVAATPAVVHIKTKTKARQVTNPNNLPRRRSPFSDLFGDDMFDEFFNGPSTRVIPEQRASGSGVFVSDDGYIVTNNHVIDGADEINITLSNKRSYKATLVGADPSSDLAVLKVEGKNFPYLVYGNSDEVKLGQWVLAVGYPLTLDVTVTAGIISAKARSIGINRRQSNSPIESFLQTDAAVNPGNSGGALINTDGHLIGINSAIASPTGSYAGYSYAIPVNIVKKIVNDLVKFGTVQRAFLGIEYSAEGISEEQKKEYGIRDTEGVFVSDAPAGGSASAAGIKKGDFVTKVNGVRVTSGPEMVEQVTRYKPGDKITVTFLRNGKEMTANLTLKNRAGNTNLVKTETVLEKLGAELAELDKKTAAAYDVPGGVVIKKINEGGLLSRTKIQEGYAITSVNGVLIKNIDDLRVALERFKGSTVKLEGVYPGYESSYGYQLNLSE from the coding sequence ATGATGAAACTCAAAAACCTTTTACTCATTGTGCTAATTAGCTCTGCTACAGCATTCTTGAGTGTTTGGAGCTACAACAATTGGTTTGGACATGAAACCTCAAGCATCCAGGATGGTGGTAAGCTTCCTGTCAATTATGCAGGATTTTTTGACAATAACCGTGTACCCGGAGCTGTAGATTTTACAGCCGCTTCTGTTGCTGCCACTCCTGCGGTAGTACACATCAAAACAAAAACGAAAGCGCGCCAGGTAACAAACCCCAACAATTTACCACGGCGCAGAAGCCCATTCTCTGATCTTTTCGGAGATGATATGTTTGACGAATTCTTCAATGGCCCAAGCACAAGGGTAATACCTGAACAGCGTGCAAGTGGCAGTGGTGTATTTGTTAGCGACGACGGATATATTGTTACCAACAACCACGTAATTGATGGAGCCGATGAAATCAATATTACACTCAGTAACAAACGCTCATACAAAGCAACACTAGTAGGCGCAGATCCAAGTAGCGATCTTGCTGTTTTGAAAGTGGAAGGAAAGAATTTCCCTTACCTGGTGTATGGCAATAGTGATGAAGTAAAACTTGGACAATGGGTGCTTGCCGTGGGTTATCCTCTTACGCTTGATGTAACGGTAACTGCAGGTATCATCAGTGCAAAAGCAAGATCAATTGGTATAAATCGCCGCCAAAGCAATAGCCCTATTGAAAGTTTCCTACAAACTGACGCAGCAGTTAATCCAGGTAATAGTGGTGGTGCTCTTATAAATACCGATGGTCATTTGATAGGCATAAATTCAGCCATTGCTTCTCCTACCGGTAGTTATGCCGGATATAGCTATGCTATTCCAGTGAACATCGTAAAAAAGATCGTAAATGACCTGGTTAAGTTTGGTACGGTTCAACGTGCTTTCCTTGGTATAGAATATAGCGCTGAAGGAATAAGTGAAGAACAGAAAAAAGAATACGGTATAAGAGATACGGAAGGTGTATTTGTATCTGATGCACCTGCGGGAGGATCAGCGTCTGCTGCGGGCATCAAAAAAGGCGACTTTGTAACAAAGGTTAACGGCGTAAGAGTTACTTCAGGCCCTGAAATGGTAGAGCAGGTAACTCGCTACAAGCCAGGTGATAAGATCACTGTCACTTTCTTACGTAATGGAAAAGAAATGACGGCAAATCTTACGCTTAAAAACCGCGCAGGTAATACCAATCTTGTAAAAACAGAAACTGTATTAGAAAAACTTGGTGCTGAACTAGCAGAGCTAGATAAGAAGACAGCTGCCGCTTACGATGTACCTGGTGGAGTTGTTATCAAAAAGATCAACGAAGGTGGTTTGCTTAGCCGAACCAAGATCCAGGAAGGTTATGCTATCACCAGCGTGAACGGTGTTCTTATAAAAAATATTGATGATCTGAGAGTAGCGCTAGAAAGATTTAAAGGATCAACAGTTAAGCTGGAAGGAGTATATCCTGGCTATGAATCAAGCTATGGCTACCAGTTGAACTTAAGCGAATAA
- a CDS encoding acyl-CoA reductase, with the protein MTLQQRIELLVELGKYIKDNTEDWQHAKELATRSNPWFIPEFIDTAAENIATEFLDRSKLEAWATEYKVPEENDNPRTVGLVMAGNIPMVGFHDMLCIFISGHYQVIKLSAKDDVLIRHLVKKMYQMEIVVQNYISFAETLKGCDAYIATGSNNTGRYFDYYFGKYPNIIRRNRTSVAVLQGNERPEELDLLATDIQMYFGLGCRNVTKLYVPEGYNFEPLLQALNKYDYYNDFHKYKNNYDYQLALLMMGRKFYMTNGSILLNEATSIFTAVSQVNFEFYQSKETVLHELQQNNDVQCIVGKNAIPFGLAQKPTLKDYADGVDTMQFLMNM; encoded by the coding sequence ATGACTCTACAACAACGAATTGAGCTGCTGGTTGAACTTGGGAAATATATAAAAGATAATACCGAAGATTGGCAGCATGCTAAAGAGCTGGCCACACGTTCCAATCCATGGTTCATCCCTGAATTTATCGATACAGCGGCTGAAAATATAGCAACAGAATTTTTAGATAGAAGTAAACTTGAGGCATGGGCCACCGAGTATAAAGTGCCGGAAGAAAATGACAATCCCCGAACAGTGGGTTTGGTAATGGCTGGCAACATTCCAATGGTTGGCTTTCATGATATGCTATGCATTTTTATAAGTGGGCACTACCAGGTCATCAAGCTTTCGGCTAAAGACGATGTTTTGATCCGCCACCTGGTAAAGAAGATGTACCAAATGGAAATAGTGGTGCAGAACTATATCTCTTTTGCCGAAACACTGAAAGGATGTGATGCATACATAGCAACAGGAAGCAATAACACAGGCCGCTACTTCGATTATTATTTTGGAAAGTACCCGAACATAATAAGGCGAAACCGCACCAGTGTGGCAGTGCTGCAAGGCAATGAAAGACCTGAAGAACTGGACCTGCTTGCAACAGATATTCAAATGTACTTTGGCCTGGGATGCAGGAATGTAACCAAACTGTATGTGCCTGAAGGTTACAATTTCGAGCCTCTCCTACAGGCGCTGAATAAGTATGACTACTACAACGACTTTCATAAGTACAAGAATAATTACGATTACCAGCTAGCCCTGCTGATGATGGGTAGGAAGTTCTACATGACCAATGGCAGCATCTTGCTTAATGAAGCCACCTCTATTTTTACGGCCGTCAGCCAGGTAAATTTTGAGTTCTACCAATCAAAAGAAACTGTACTCCATGAACTTCAACAAAATAATGATGTACAGTGTATAGTAGGTAAAAATGCAATTCCATTTGGCCTGGCTCAAAAACCTACACTAAAGGATTATGCAGATGGTGTTGATACTATGCAATTCCTGATGAACATGTAG
- a CDS encoding 4Fe-4S dicluster domain-containing protein, whose protein sequence is MAIKITEECINCGACEPECPNNAIYEGGVEWAMSDGTAVKGTFTLMDGTVVEAGERLSPIAVDTYYITPNKCTECQGFHEEPQCAAVCPVDCCVPDEMYQETVEELMAKKEKLHI, encoded by the coding sequence ATGGCGATAAAAATAACAGAAGAATGTATTAACTGCGGAGCTTGTGAACCAGAATGCCCTAATAATGCAATATATGAAGGTGGGGTAGAATGGGCAATGAGCGATGGCACCGCAGTAAAAGGAACTTTTACTTTAATGGATGGAACAGTAGTAGAGGCAGGTGAAAGATTGTCACCAATAGCAGTTGATACTTATTACATTACTCCCAATAAATGTACAGAGTGCCAGGGCTTTCACGAAGAGCCTCAATGTGCCGCTGTATGCCCGGTAGATTGTTGTGTTCCTGATGAAATGTACCAGGAAACAGTAGAAGAGCTAATGGCGAAAAAAGAGAAACTGCACATTTAA
- a CDS encoding DUF6089 family protein, producing the protein MRTTFMVSLLLCATNAMSQSFQFHIGAGLANYSGDIQQRAITTNQARGVLSLGATYQFSERFSVRTDFSHGQIGADDKLVNSIETIGRNLNFESNISELKLVAEYNVLDISSTNWTPYAFAGIGAFSFNPYTYDINGTKVFLQPLRTEGQGLAQFPDRRPYKTTQLNIPLGFGVKYALSEDVHVGAELGFRKIFTDYLDDVSKTYADRDALLAAYGPRSVQFAFRGDERQHNPLEYPQEGEKRGGSVYKDYYYFGQIRLIFRLNWFEASGGGYKGLGCPSRLW; encoded by the coding sequence ATGAGAACCACTTTCATGGTTTCACTACTATTATGTGCGACCAATGCTATGAGCCAATCGTTCCAGTTTCATATTGGAGCAGGTCTTGCTAACTACAGCGGAGACATACAACAAAGAGCCATCACAACCAACCAGGCACGAGGAGTTTTATCTTTAGGAGCCACCTACCAATTCTCAGAAAGATTTTCAGTCAGAACCGATTTCTCCCATGGACAAATTGGTGCTGATGATAAACTAGTTAATAGTATAGAAACAATTGGACGTAATCTTAATTTCGAGTCTAATATTTCTGAACTGAAACTTGTTGCTGAGTATAATGTGCTGGATATTTCAAGCACCAACTGGACTCCTTATGCTTTTGCAGGTATAGGCGCTTTTTCTTTCAATCCCTATACCTATGATATAAATGGAACCAAAGTCTTTCTTCAACCACTTCGTACCGAAGGCCAGGGTTTAGCACAGTTTCCGGATAGGAGGCCGTATAAAACTACTCAACTTAATATTCCTTTAGGATTTGGTGTTAAATATGCACTTTCTGAAGATGTACATGTGGGAGCTGAATTAGGGTTTCGCAAAATCTTTACCGATTACCTGGATGATGTAAGCAAAACTTATGCTGATAGAGATGCTCTATTAGCTGCATATGGTCCCCGGTCAGTACAATTTGCATTTAGAGGTGATGAAAGACAGCATAATCCACTTGAATACCCACAAGAAGGAGAAAAGCGTGGAGGTTCGGTTTATAAAGACTACTACTATTTCGGACAGATCAGGTTGATATTCCGCTTAAATTGGTTTGAGGCATCCGGAGGAGGATATAAAGGACTAGGCTGCCCTTCAAGGCTTTGGTAA
- the pepE gene encoding dipeptidase PepE — protein sequence MQVLAFSSSRLGKSTYLETVVPEVINSLGNKSYKVAFIPFASVGSYNDYRQMVADAFASTEYQIQVVLPETAFEQIENADIIMVGGGNTFKLLHHLYHYNVLELIKSKVRSGTPYVGWSAGSNITGLSICTTNDMPILEPQSFKAFSFFPFQINPHYINIILEGHNGETRDQRLTEFAVVNRQVPVVCLPEGTALSFNAGKLLYKGDFTGMILSADADGNVTKKEVQPGTDLTY from the coding sequence ATGCAAGTACTAGCTTTTAGTAGTTCCAGGTTAGGGAAATCAACTTATTTAGAAACGGTGGTTCCTGAGGTGATCAACAGCCTGGGAAACAAATCTTACAAGGTGGCCTTTATACCTTTCGCCTCAGTAGGTAGCTACAACGATTACAGGCAGATGGTAGCGGATGCATTTGCCAGTACAGAATATCAGATACAAGTTGTACTACCCGAAACTGCTTTCGAACAAATAGAGAATGCAGATATCATAATGGTTGGGGGTGGAAATACTTTCAAGTTGTTGCACCACTTATACCATTACAATGTCCTGGAACTGATTAAATCAAAAGTGAGATCGGGAACACCTTATGTTGGTTGGAGTGCAGGCTCAAACATAACCGGGCTCAGTATCTGTACCACCAATGATATGCCTATTCTTGAACCGCAGTCATTCAAAGCATTTTCTTTTTTTCCGTTCCAGATAAACCCTCACTACATCAACATAATACTTGAAGGACATAATGGTGAAACCCGGGACCAGCGATTAACGGAGTTTGCCGTTGTGAACCGGCAGGTGCCTGTGGTATGTTTGCCTGAAGGAACAGCCCTTTCTTTTAATGCAGGTAAACTGTTATATAAAGGAGACTTTACAGGAATGATCTTATCAGCAGATGCAGATGGGAATGTTACAAAAAAAGAAGTGCAGCCTGGAACAGATCTTACCTATTAG
- a CDS encoding YgaP family membrane protein, whose translation MKKNIGTNDKIVRLMMACLIVILYYTNAIEGNLATALLFISGSFVGTAFLGVCPVYTIFGINTCEHAEHEHEN comes from the coding sequence ATGAAAAAAAATATTGGAACCAATGACAAAATTGTACGACTAATGATGGCCTGCCTGATTGTTATCTTGTACTACACAAATGCAATTGAAGGCAATCTTGCAACAGCATTACTTTTTATTTCAGGTTCGTTTGTAGGAACTGCTTTTCTCGGCGTATGTCCAGTCTACACCATCTTCGGTATTAATACATGTGAACATGCCGAACACGAACATGAAAATTGA
- a CDS encoding enolase C-terminal domain-like protein, producing MNLYFWSHNLPFKHPFTISSGTKTHQPTLIVALQLGSYVGFGEAPAINYYNITVEQMIADLNAKQKFVEKFALTDPERYWHYLHHLFPANPFLVCALDMAGWDLWGKMKGLPIYKMFQTPMDNLPATDYTIGIDTIENMLAKIDEKPWPIYKIKMGIENDIDLLHAIRKHTSSKIRVDVNGGWTTDEALRKLPLLADMDVELVEQPLHKDNWEGMKKLMEVSQVPLIADESCVFESDVEKCVGHFHGINIKLTKCSGITPARRMIASAQAKRLQIMMGSMNETSIGSAAIVHFLPQLKYVDVDGPLLLAHDLATGLQYDNGQVTISSSPGLGIAPNAADFH from the coding sequence GTGAATCTATATTTTTGGTCACACAACCTGCCTTTCAAACATCCATTTACTATTTCATCCGGTACAAAAACTCACCAGCCTACACTTATTGTAGCACTCCAACTAGGATCTTATGTTGGCTTTGGTGAGGCACCTGCTATCAACTACTATAACATCACAGTAGAACAAATGATAGCTGATCTTAATGCCAAGCAGAAGTTTGTCGAAAAGTTTGCGCTCACTGATCCTGAGCGATATTGGCACTATTTACATCATTTGTTTCCTGCTAATCCTTTTCTTGTATGTGCACTTGATATGGCGGGGTGGGACTTGTGGGGCAAGATGAAGGGATTGCCTATCTACAAGATGTTTCAGACACCGATGGATAATCTTCCTGCAACAGATTATACCATAGGAATAGATACCATTGAAAACATGTTGGCGAAGATCGATGAAAAGCCTTGGCCTATCTATAAGATCAAAATGGGAATTGAGAACGATATTGATTTGCTGCATGCTATACGAAAACATACTTCTTCCAAAATTAGAGTAGATGTTAATGGAGGTTGGACAACAGATGAAGCATTAAGAAAACTGCCTCTTCTTGCAGATATGGATGTAGAACTGGTAGAGCAGCCATTACATAAAGACAACTGGGAAGGCATGAAAAAATTGATGGAGGTTTCTCAAGTGCCGCTTATAGCTGATGAAAGTTGTGTTTTTGAAAGTGATGTAGAAAAATGCGTAGGCCACTTTCATGGCATCAACATCAAATTAACCAAGTGCAGTGGGATTACACCTGCACGCAGAATGATAGCATCCGCTCAGGCAAAAAGGCTGCAAATAATGATGGGTTCTATGAATGAAACTTCTATTGGATCTGCAGCAATTGTACATTTTCTTCCACAACTAAAATATGTTGATGTTGATGGTCCTTTGCTGTTGGCGCACGATTTAGCTACAGGATTACAATATGATAATGGTCAGGTAACAATTTCTTCATCTCCAGGACTAGGTATTGCACCTAATGCTGCTGATTTTCATTAA
- a CDS encoding RNA polymerase sigma factor yields the protein MNGTFTLTQNQLLESCISGNRKSQKELYDQYAPKMFAVCLRYAKNQMDAEDILQDGFVKLFNNLHRFRGEGSFDGWVRRIFVNTAIEHIRRKNLNTTVSEGLENTVVDKHKNALDNLYEKDILKTARTLSDGYRTVFNLYAVEGFSHKEIAAQLGITESTSKSQFSRAKAILRNMLQNTHRKPLQVAAS from the coding sequence ATGAATGGAACCTTTACACTCACCCAAAACCAACTGCTTGAGAGTTGTATTTCAGGAAATCGTAAAAGCCAAAAAGAGCTTTACGATCAATACGCTCCTAAGATGTTTGCTGTTTGTCTTCGCTACGCGAAAAACCAAATGGATGCCGAAGACATCCTTCAAGATGGTTTCGTAAAACTTTTTAACAACCTGCACCGTTTTCGTGGTGAAGGCTCTTTTGACGGATGGGTTAGAAGAATTTTTGTGAACACCGCTATTGAGCACATTCGCCGTAAGAACTTAAATACTACTGTAAGTGAAGGATTAGAAAACACAGTAGTTGATAAGCATAAGAACGCTCTTGATAATCTTTACGAAAAAGATATCCTGAAAACAGCAAGGACTTTAAGCGATGGCTACCGTACCGTATTCAATCTTTATGCAGTGGAGGGGTTCTCTCATAAAGAAATAGCGGCTCAATTAGGTATCACAGAAAGTACCAGTAAATCACAGTTTTCAAGGGCTAAAGCTATCCTGCGCAATATGCTGCAGAACACGCATAGAAAACCTTTACAGGTAGCTGCGAGCTAA